One genomic region from Prunus persica cultivar Lovell chromosome G3, Prunus_persica_NCBIv2, whole genome shotgun sequence encodes:
- the LOC18781809 gene encoding uncharacterized protein LOC18781809, with product MAELPKFLALKSVKKQKYLVYKDQSTSTLPHLLQCSGEHSHSKYARFKVEKDVNQPSLVHIKSTYNDKYLRAASQDSSWIVAEADEKQSNKTLWSCTLFKPVVLVPPIPYMDGVYKFIHVQMGNLIEPRSGTDFDDALSAENAKPTQNLAFMVEKLPG from the coding sequence ATGGCAGAATTACCAAAGTTTCTTGCTCTTAAATCAGTCAAGAAACAGAAATACCTGGTGTACAAAGACCAATCCACCTCAACGCTGCCACATTTGCTCCAATGCTCCGGAGAGCATAGTCACAGCAAATACGCAAGGTTCAAAGTGGAGAAGGACGTAAACCAACCCAGTCTGGTGCATATAAAATCCACCTACAACGACAAATACTTGAGAGCGGCAAGCCAAGACAGTTCGTGGATTGTGGCCGAGGCCGACGAGAAACAGTCAAATAAAACCCTGTGGTCATGTACACTCTTTAAGCCTGTGGTTTTGGTACCACCGATACCGTACATGGATGGCGTATACAAGTTCATCCACGTGCAAATGGGAAACCTGATAGAGCCAAGATCTGGAACCGACTTCGACGATGCCCTCTCTGCAGAAAATGCAAAACCCACCCAAAACCTTGCCTTCATGGTCGAAAAACTTCCAGGATGA